TCGCATTTTACATGGAAATCTATGACTATCACTCTTATTCCTAAGATATTATCTCCCTAAGTGGTCAAGGACTTTAGACATGTTAGTCTTTGTAATGTGACCCATAGAACAGTCTTTAGGGCGATCACTTATAGGTTTTAGGTTAATATCACCTCATATGGTGCATAATGtccattatatttttattccagGCGGACAAATCGTTAACAATATCATTTTAGGTTTTAAAGGTATTCATTAGTTGATAAATCTCAGAAGACACAATAGGGGCTCTATCTCTATGAAGATGGATTTGAGTAAGGCTTAAGACATGATGGGATAGGTTTTCATTGAGCATGTGATGTTGATTATGAGCTTTCATAGTTGTCAAATTGATATGATTAAGAGATGAATCTCCTATGTATCTTATTCCTTTACGATTAATTGTAGAGTATCAGGGTGTGTTAAGCCTTTCAAAGGATTGAGATAAGGTGATCCATTCTCAccttatctttttaatatgtctGCTCGagattctcttttttttatcttctgtAATTAATTTGGATCATACTTAGAATTAAGATTGTTAATGCTCGTAGTGTGATTTCTCACTTATTCTTTGTAGATGATAGCTTAATATTTTATCGGGTTTCTTTTGATGATTATACTCAGCTCAAGAGATATATGGAAATATATGAAGCAGCTTCTAGACAACTCATAGATTATAAGAAATCAATACTTTCATTTTGTTAAAGCaataactcccttattttAGTTGAAGCAGTTCGATAAATTTTTGGAGTTTCCACAGTAGCTGGCTATTCTATATATCTGGGGGTCCAACTTTCTACATGAGGAATAAAAACTTGCAGTTTGGATATATATAGGGATTGGGTTGTAAGGAGCTTAATATAGTATGTTATTCACTCTTTGCCTACTTATCTAATGCATATATTTCACATACATGTTGGGGTTGTGAAAGATATTGAAAGAATGTTATTAGATTTTGGTGGGGCTCTATagatgaaattcataaatacattgGAGGAGGTGAACTTTACTATGCGAGTCTAAAGAAACAGGTGGAATGGAATTTAAAAATCTGCAAGTTCTTAATTAGGCCTTAGTTgggaaataattataaaagactCTTACTAGACCTGAATCTTTGGTTGCTTGTGTGTTAAAAAAGACAAGCATTTTCCACATACTTCTATACTGGAGGCAAGTATGGGGAATAATCTTTCATTTGTTTAGAGGAATATATTATGGGGTCTTGAATTATTTAAGTGTAGTTATTGTTGGAGGATTGGTGATGGTAAGAGTGTTAGCATCTACAATAATAAATGGATTCCACTCCCTCATAGTTTTTGCTTCTTGATGCGCAGGTATATCTTGCTTACTCAATGAATAATTTTCTCTTGGAATGAGGACCTTACTTTAGCTAATTTCCTTCCCTTTTAAGGCAAACATTATTATATAGCTTCCTCCTAAACCTAGATATATGGATATTTGCTAGCATTTTGATAGGAATGgtcattttttctttgtaaagaGTACTTATCGGTTATGTGTTTCTTGGGATACTTTAACTCCCCTAAATCCCATGTTAATTCTCTTAATAAATGGTGAAAACATATATgagatattaatttaatggGCTTGTAATGATATTATTCCTGCTTCTCTTAATCTGGCTTTGGAGCATGTCCTATTAGAGATGTTAGCCATTAGGGGCAGGGCGTTGTCAAGGACTTAAGGCAGGATAAGGAAGGTCCAAGCATTACCAGGCCTATGAGCAAGAAAGCAGTAACATAAACAATAGAAATACAGCAGCTAGAGTGAGTGAGCAAGGCTcgaaagaaaaggaatagaAGGTTCTATCGTTAGTTAATTAGAATAATGCTAGCCATCATTATCCTCATGCTATTTTGTTGTTTTCCTTATTCTGGctcttttgatattttgtcTCCTATTATAGCAGTAGCCATATAAGTGGTACGTGAGGTTGTTATGATTATTCAACGATTAATAACAATCCTCTTTCCTCATCATTAtattcttctccttttcttctctttttccctcttttctgCTAGTTTCCAATTCTTAAGCCTTGAAGATTTCTACAGGTCATACCCCAGATACATGACAGGCGTGGGGGAAGGAAGAAAGAGCCATCAATGGATTTGCCCTTATGATCCAATCAGACTGAACCCTTTAGCAAAGCTGGGTAATATCATATATGTTTggttattttagattttaaccaatcaaattaaattgttaaaatttttggaaaattttaatcaaattaaaataaagatcaaACTTGATGTTGAAGATTCAAACCTAGAACAAGGACTTAGGGACTAAAGGTTAAGAACCTGTGATCAAGGTCTCAGGTCTGGACAGTAAAAAACTGTACAGACACATCATCACAGACCTGAAATCAGGGAAAATGAGCAACTTTTCTTCCCTAAGGAAGAAAGGTCACTTCTACCTTCTCTTAACCAGAATGGAACATTGACATAGGAGCATAGGAGGATATCAGGCAACAAAATTACCGTTACTCATcattctatatatatagacaATGTTTATACTTGTAAATCTCAGAATACTTACTTGTAAGTTCATCACAGATCAATAACAActtcaaattatattatttttcacatggtatcagagcaggtttGACCAGTCATCACTTACCAAACCACAAtcacacacaaaaaaaaaatttcatcatGTCTCACAGTGACCTTACAAAATTAACCAACACTATGTTAAAAGGCAACCAAAATTACTTTGAATGGTCGAGGACAGTTTACATCAGCTTGAGTGGCAGAAAAAAGTTAAGGTTCATCACAGGAACCCGAAGCAAGCCACAGATAATCAACCCTAATCAACCAACCAAATAAGAAATAGAGGTAATAGAGGAGTGGCAGATGACTGACCATATGGTCATGTCACTACTCACCAAAACTATGGAGCCTCAGAAAGCCAGACTCTGCATGTTACTGGCATCATCACATGCTATCTaggataaaatgaaaaatctgTATGGACATGAGCAAAATTAtgctcatatttttaatttgaaacaGGAATTGGCACAGATTAAACAAGGGACTCGGACAAGCATGAGTTACGCAACTGAGGTTCTGACTCGGTGGGAAGAACTCCAGAGTTACCTCCCACCAACCATAGACCCAGAAGAGGCGAGAAGGAGAGCGGAACAGAATTTAGTGTATACTTACCTGGGGGGGGCTCGATTCGAGTTATGAAGCACTGAGCCCACCTCCTTCTATGAAGTTAACACCAACCCCAATTGGTGTAAGGCTATGGAGGAAAAACTTCAGGCCTTGGAAAGAAATGACACCAGGGATCTTGTCTCTTTGCCACCAAATAAAAAACCCGCTGGCTGTAAATGagtgtataaaataaaatacaagcATGATGGAACAATTGAGAGATATAAGGCTAGATTGGTAGCAAAAGGGTTCACTCAAACCTATGGAGTGGATTACTAGGAAACTTTTGCCCCTGTAGCTAAAATGAGCACTGTTCGTATTTTATTATCTGTCGCTACTAACTCGGGGTGGAGTCTATTTCAGATGGATGTTAAGAACGCATTCCTCTAAGGGTCCCTGGAAAAAGAAGTCTATATAACCCTTCCTCCAGGTCACAAATCTACCTCCGATCTTTTCCTGGTATGTAAGCTAAAAAAGGCAATCTACAGATTGAAACAATCTCcaagagcatggtatgccaagctaagccattttctcttaaaaattaatttcagcaAATGCGCCTCCGATTCCTCTATATTTGTTAAACACACTCACACCTGCACTATCATTATTCTAGTATATGTAGATGATATTATCATAACCGGCAACAACAATAAGGAGATTGAAGAAGTGaaatagaaactaaaaaaGGAGTTTGATATCAAAGATCTTGGTCAACTGTCCTACTTTCTCGGTATAGAAATAGCCAAATCTCATAAAGACCTATTTATGTCTCAAAGAAAGTATGTCctttatttactaaaagaaACAGGAAAAATCGGAGCCAAACCCATAAATACCCTGAtggaaactaaaacaaaactcaactTAGAAGACGGTGACCCTCTAGATAACATAGGTCACTACCAGCGTCTAGtaggaaaattaatttatctaaCCGTCACTAGACCGGATATTAGTTATGCAGTAAGTATGGTTAGCCAATTTATGCATGCTCCCCGTAATTCTCACTTAGATGCAATTGATAGAATCCTCAGATATCTCAAGGGCACCCCATGTTAAGGTatttggatgaaaaataataataatgctaatactACTGTTGGTTtctctgatgcagattgggcgGAAAGCTGTGACAGAAAGTCAACCTCAGGATTCTGCACTTTCGTAGGGGGAAATCTAGTAAcctggaaaagcaaaaaataatcAGTGACCGTAAGGTCTAGCGCAGAAGCTGAGTATCGAGCCATGACATCAACAGCTAGCGAGCTCATTTGGATTAGATAAGTGCTTGTCGACATGGGAATAGAATGCAAAGGTCCGATGAAAATGTACTGCGATAACCAAGCAGCCAGACACATCGCATCAAACCCTATCTTTCACGAACGAACCAAGCACATTGAAGTTGACTGTCAGTTCATAAGAGAAAAAGTTAAATCAGGAGAAATTGCAACTCCATTTGTCAGAAGCCACGAACAATTGGCAGATATATTTACAAAGGCTCTGGACAAAGCAAGTCATCAAAACCTCCTTAGCAAGATGGGTTATATTAATTTGTTCGAACCcaccttgagggggagtgttgaagatTCAAACCTAGAACAAGGACTCAGGGACTAAAGGTTAAGAACATGTGGCCAAGGTCTCAGGTCTGTACAACAAAAAGCTGTACAGACACATCATCACAGACCTGAAATCAGGAAAAAGGAGCAACCTTTCTTCCCTAAGGAAGAAAGGTCATTTCTACCTTCCCCTAACTAGAATGGAACGTTGATATAGGAGCATAGGAAGACATTAGGCAACGAAATTACCGTTACTCATCATTCTGTATATATAGACAATGTTTATACTTGTAAATCTCAGAATATTTGCTTGTAAGTTCATCACAGATCAATAACAACTTcaaattacattatttttcaCACTTgagtagaaaaaaaaaatgaaactcAACTCTATTTAAATAGAACAATAACCTTCCTAATTAGTAAAAGATAAATGATTAAGGAGTGATATTCACTAAAATAAAGATgttaatttaatcaaaaaatTCATGTTCATGGAAGTAAAAATACTACAATACACATACGCTAAAAACCGTCTTAAAAAATAGTTCACTTTTAATTTACACACGAATTATAGATTTTTTCAGATAATGAcagtaaattttattattagttctttaaattattttttaaatttttttataaaagctataaaattaaaagtgtagagtatgaaaataaattacatgtGACAGTATcgatattaattaatgaagagtatatttaacaattatttattaatttaataattaaaaaatagaatataatttaggacatactaaaaaaaaaattttaaaaaaaagacatCCTTTTAggatgaaaaaaatatttttatccgGTAGTTTTTTAGTAGAGAACAACCACCTAATTACTACAAGAATCTgagttatattaatttaatactcgatctaatttactaattaagcTTAACGTATAATATTGTGAACCAAATTAAGTTTAAGGACAAACTTTTAgcataaaaatctatttaaaattaattttgagtGTTGAAAAacagaatttaaaatattaatatattaaatcaattaataaaccacgtattattaatattaaataattaatataatatcaattatccatcactaatttaaaatattccTAATATATATCatcacttatttatttattgtctgataaaaaaaaaagaagacaagTTTGCTATTTTTTGACCGGCTCAAATGAAGTCAGCTGTGAGCAGAACGGACAACCACAGCCACAAAACATTGCGAGGATATAAGGTAGTGGGCGGCTAAGTGTTGCGACTTCTTTTTGTTAACATGGGGCGAGAACCAGACAATTGTTTGTTGGAAGGTTACTGAAGGACCCATTTCAACTAATACTTATATGAACGTCTATTCGACTCAATGTTTTGCTAGtgtttattatattacttgtttggtaaataattgaattgaaCTTCCACTTGACCTTCACctttaagtttatttaaatctttttagaaGTAcagaatttgaatttatttatttattctaaaactatataatttaattgagtCGAGTTGatatatatagtttaaaaGAATTCAAGATTGGTAttcaattgaaatttatttttttatttaaacacaaatttgatttgattaccacattgattatttatttagttttcatCATTAAACTCAACTTTGAATTACatatttagataaaataagaaaattatcattaaacTGTCATGTATAATATGGaacataattaaaactaataactacTGGATTAAGATTAGAAGCTATAGTCAAATTAAACattatgtatttaaatttcatttgatGTGTTCTGAGTTATTGAAGCACAAACTCGACTAGATTAAGGTTGAgctaaatttaagaatattttaagttaaataaCTTAgttcattataatttttttatgtgaaTTCACATTCAAAATTCAcggtatttttaattatttataaagtttAACGAGTGTGTGTTTGCTTATAGAAAATTAGATCAcattttaggaaaaaaaattaaataaaaacagaaaattttctataaagaaattaataaaattagaaagcaataatagaaagaaagaaaaaaagttctACAAGTAAACATGacttttttaacttttaaagatttcatatttttagtgTTAGCACAGGGCAGAAAATGCCCTTTCATGTCACTTTATATGCCGAAAGGAGGCTCCTTTAAATATGCATGAGAAATGGAATATTGTGGGATGGGGAATCAAGGAATCCCCAAATCCCCAAGTGTGGATGCCCTAAAATGACAAACCCAACGTCCGCTCCTATTATCTGTCTCATCTAAGCAGCTACGCAATTCCTGCTCAATCTTGAAGAGGTCCAAAGTCTGAATGTGtgtgcttttattttatttattctttttcctgtCAATGGTTGTTGATCAAAGCAGAAGAATTTTGATTATTGAcactttcaaagaaaatacaGTAAGCAAATGAAAAGATGCCAAACGTCTATTCTATAGATTGGACCAGCTGATGTATAAGAAGATTAGtcaatttgaaatatttttaaaaggaataCATAAGATTTACTGGTCCACTCTGAATTTAAATTCGAAAACTTAACGTCTTATAGAAAATTTGGTTTCTTAATTTGGAGAACTAAATTAGCATGTCACCGTATTTTTAGATAGGGCATGACAAAGTGATTATGCATTGCGAATACTTCAGTAATTACTACAAACAAAGATAACTGGCCACAAATTAGggcaaattatatttatttatttagtttaatactAAGCCAGCTGAATATGTACATTAACTAGAACAAGTTACATTTCTCTGGggaaaatttagaaaaaaaaaaaaaggcaagaAAGAAAATTCCATTTCCATACctggaaaagaaaagcagATAAAAGACTCCATGGAACTCAACAGTAATCAATTCAATTCTCATCAAGATTCAAGAAACTAAAGaacaattgaaaaagaaaactcatcTCTACCTTACAGAGAAAGAGCAAAAAAGAAGATTAACTAATCAAtctgattaattaattaattaatctctGCTCCAGATGCCCCAGATTTTGTCTCCGAAAAAACTAGTAATCTTCCTAACAGTACCCTTTTCCAGTTCCGCCTCAACATCCCCACTTCCACTTCCACTTCCATCACCAGAATTCTTTTCCATAGAATCTAATTCTCTGGAATCCTCAAAACCCATCTCTGAAGTACTCTTCTCTTTCAAATCACGCTTGTtacttttatctttctttttcttcagactcttctttttcttcttgaaCAAACCTTCTTCGTAAGCTTCAATAATATCATGTATCAATTCGCGGTTAGGGGAAGTATCC
The sequence above is drawn from the Ricinus communis isolate WT05 ecotype wild-type chromosome 7, ASM1957865v1, whole genome shotgun sequence genome and encodes:
- the LOC8265589 gene encoding uncharacterized protein LOC8265589; this translates as MKNLYNKKGKIHPSPFVPDHLSLLPATIITLAAALSEEDKQVLAYLISCCGTTTNTNSSSLTAHQKKSADDGKDHDPMFNCNCFSCYMSYWVRWDTSPNRELIHDIIEAYEEGLFKKKKKSLKKKKDKSNKRDLKEKSTSEMGFEDSRELDSMEKNSGDGSGSGSGDVEAELEKGTVRKITSFFGDKIWGIWSRD